The DNA window AAAAAGGGGAGATGAGAGGAGGATCCTGCGGTGGGAAAAAACGATTTTGGTTTCGCTTGGGATTAATGCTCACATTTTGCATGGTATGACAAGCGTAGGAGAATAGATTTGCTTGTGCTTGCCAATGCTTTGTTCCGGGGATCATGCTAAAAAGGTAGCGAAGGAAATTCTCTGATGACGTGTTTTCATCTAAGCGGCGGATAAGGTAGGCCACTGCATTCTGAAAATGTTCTTTGTCTGCTACTGGGCAATAAAGCAAAAGATCATTTGTGAGTTCCTTGACAACCCTTGGTAGGGGGGCTCCCATTCCTTCAAGCATTTCAAATTGCATGTAAGGCCAAATATCTTTTTCAGCAGTCAGTACGATGGCGTAGCAGATATCAAAGAGGTTGTGGCTTCCAATTCCAATGTGAACAGATTTTGCATGCTCAGGTTGTGCTGCATAGGTGAGCATCCGCTTAAAGTTCCCATCCGTCTCCAATTTCGTTTGATAAGTTGCGAGAGGCCATCCATGCATGGAGGCATCCACTTTTTCCGCCGCTAGATTTGCACCTTTTACAATACGAATTTTAATGGGGGCTCCTCCATTAGCCGTTCGTCTCAAAGCCCAAACCGTGAGCTCTTGCTGGAGAAGGAAGGAATCAGGAATATAACTCTGTAAAACAATTCCAGCCTTATATTTCAGAAATTCCGGTTCCTCTAGAACTTTTTTAAATAGTTCCACGGTGAGGTATAAATCGCGAAATTCTTCCATATCTAAATTAACAAATTTAGAGGTGCGCATTCCAGTTGGCTGGACATATTGATACTGCTGAGCAGCGCGATAAAGCTTTCTTAAGGTTTGAGCTAAATGATTAAGCGTGCCTTCACGATCGATAAGATTAAGCTGGCTTGAAAGGGTGGAAATTTTAACAGAGATGTATTCAATTTCTGGCTTAGATAGATCTTCAATATACTTTTCTAAACGCTTTTCGGCTTCTTTTTCACCTAAAATGGCCTCTCCCAGGCGATTGAGATTGATACGAATTCCTTCATCTCTTCTTTTTCGAACATGTTTTGAAAGAGTACTCCATTCACCAGGAAGAACAACGGCAGCTGTTTCTTTTCTTAATGCTCTTTTTGTGAGAGGTACAGCGATACTTGGAATTTTATTTGCGACCCATTTAAAAGCGTGTAGTTGAAACTGTTTATCATAAGAAAGATAAGAAGGAACCCCGTATTTGTTAAGCAGGTATAAAAGTTGATCTGCAACGCGCGTGACTTTAGAGCTACGGAAGCATTGATCTGTCATATGGATAGTAAAAAGTTTACCTGACGGATCATTCATCATGCGGGCGAGCTGAGCCAGAATCCGTCTTTCTTTATTGGAAATCGTTCGACGCGCTTCTTTTTGAATCAACGTGGCGAGTTCAATGGCGAGCTCACGTCGCTCTTCGACTGTTAGCGATTTGCCTTTGAGATCCTGAATAATTTTTTTGGATTGTGTGATGTAACGAGAGCCTTCCATGAATCTCTTCCTTCATGAGCTAATCCACAAATGGGAAAGTTGTTGCTAAGATATTATATTTATCCTAACAGAACATCCTCTTATATCGAAAGCCTTTCAGGGAGGGTTGCTAAATTTTCTTCAGAATCAACCAACTGGATTAGGAACGTTGGGTATCGGAATGTGCGGTCAAAACTTTCATCCATTTTACTGTCGCGCGACCAACTCGCCAGTTTTGATTTCCAATCTGATGCTTTGCAATTTTTTTTCTAAATTTTGGTGTGTCTTGCTCTGGATGCAAACGCAGGTAGGCTTCAAAATCGGATGGAGAAAATTGAGCGACCTTCATAAAATCAGCGGGTAGAGTTTCTATTTTTTTTAATATTAATTTACCAATTGTTTGGCTGGTCGGGGAATTTTTTCCAACCTCTGTAAAAAAATACGGGTGTTTTAAAAAATTAACCGCATCTTTTAGAGCGAAAACCCAACAACCATTTGATTTTTCTCTCAACACACCAGAGTAATAGAGTGTTGTTGTATCGGGATTCAATTCAGCAGTTAAAATATGGCTTAAAATGAGCTCTTGTTCTGAAAAATCAGTCTCCTTCTCTAAGCCAATACGAGAGGGCGTAATGGTCTCGTTTCCAAGTCGAATCATGGGATCTAAAAGGGCAATATGCAATGCATTTCCTATTTTTTCTGCAACAATGGCAATAATGTGCTGACCGGATGTCTCGGTGCGTTTCGGAACGACATTAGTTTGATCATGACCCCACAAAGATGAGTGTGTTGGCACAATAAATGCGATCCGCTGGTCTCCTTCTAATTTCTCAAGAGCTTTGAGTTTTTGTGAGAGGTTTTGAAGAGAGGGGCACACATGCAAAAGATGATCTTCAAAATGATGCCTTGCTTTTAATAGGTTTGCAATTTGAGTCAATCCGAGTGTACTGGGTCTAATATTGCCATCGGAATAGCGACTCCAAGTAAAGAGAGCATCCCCAGAGTACTGTTGTTTGACTAGGCAATGGTAATGGGTGATTAACGTTTTATTCCATAAATTGTAATCTTGTTTTTTCTTCTCTTTTTTATCCACTCTTGCAGCAGGAATAGACAGGTGGTGAAGTAAATTTTGAGCTCTTTTTTGTGCAATGAAGTGGGAAGTGTGAAATCCTCTGAACAATAAAAAATTTTTAATTTTAGAAAAGAACTCTTTTACATACAAAATGATTTTATGGGTTGTGTTTTTTGGTTGAGGCTGTGAAATAGAGGTCAAAATATTTTTTACGGTTTCGTAAGAGGGGTTAGAAGGAGAGGGATTGAGCTTAAGATATGCAGAAACGAGACCGATGATTTTGTTCTCAGATAATTTTTTATATCCTTTCCCTTGATGCATTTGAAAATGGTCCTCTTTTTGATAAAGGGAATCAAGAGGTGCATTGGATTGGTTGACAAAAGCAATAAAATTTTCAGGAGGCATGAAACTCTTCTTTTTATAAAAAAATTAACTAATTATAACATTATATTAGCATTAAAGCAAATGGGTGATGAAAAAGCTTTTTTGTTTATAAAAATATCCGTTGTAGTTTATTTACACAAACTTTTAGGGGATTTGTGAAATTACCAATAGTCTTTTTTTTACCTTTCCATTTTTTTAAGATATCTATAGAATGAACCGAATAACGTAAACTAATGAGGTAGTAATTGTTGTTGCTTTTCAATAAACGCAACAGGATAAGATAAGGAGTCTATCATGAAAAAGTTGATTGCGCATTCTCTGCGAGAGTGTACGGCTGTAATTGCACAACTTGACAATCCTGAAGTTCATATGTTTATTGAAAATGTAGCTCTTACGCTTGCCTCTGCCTTTCAAAATGGTCAGAAAGTGTTGATTGCCGGTAATGGTGGAAGCCTTTGTGATGCCATGCATTTTGCCGAAGAACTGACAGGCTATTTTAGACAATCAAGACCCGCTCTTCCAGCCATTGCTCTTTCTGATTCTGCCCATATTACTTGCACGGGAAATGATGTTGGATTTGAATCCATTTTTTCTCGGAGCGTTGAGGCTTATGGTCAAGCTGGCGATGTGTTTGTGGGTTTAACAACCAGTGGGAATTCCAAAAACATCATCCGTGCTTTTGAAGCGGCGAAAATGCGAGGACTCAAAACAGTCGCTTTTCTCGGCAAAGATGGAGGACAGCTAAAAGGATTTGCAGACTTTGAAATTATCATTCAAGGTTTTAAAACTTCTGATCGTATTCAAGAAGCCCACATGGCGATTATTCACATTTTAATTGAAATGATTGAAGAAACACTGTTTTCTGTTTCTCCATCATCTCAACATGAATGCAACTGCTTAGCGACAGCTGAAGTATAATTGTTGTATCCTGCTTCTTTTTCCTGTTCATCATCATGTTTTTTTTGACATAATTCGAAGCGGGCTGCCATTTTTCTTATTTAAAAAGATGGAAGAGAAGGAATGTTTGCCTTTATAGAAACTTACATTATTCATGTGATCACAGATCAGCGCAAAGGATTCTTTCCTTCTTTGATTAAGGGAGCCTTGTGGATTTTAAGCTGTGTTTATCAGGCGATTGTCTTTTTGCGAAACTGGGGGTATGATCAGGGATTATTCCGTCAATACAACCCTCCTGTGCCTGTTGTGATGAGCATTGGAAATATTGTGGCGGGGGGAACAGGCAAAACGCCTTTGACTTTAATACTAGCGCAAGAATTTTCCGAAGCTTATCATGCCGTCATTCTATCCCGTGGATACCGTTCGCAGGCAGAACGTTTATCTTCACCCGTTATTCTTAGTCATGGGGATGGACAAGGTCCTATTCTTCCCGCTAATTTCTGCGGAGATGAGCCTTATATGCTGGCAAAAAATTTGCCTGATGTTGTGATTGTGGTGGGAAGAGATAGACGGAAAGGGGCGGTTTTAGCTGCGAAGACAGGGGGGCAGCTTCTCTTATTGGATGATGGGATGCAGCACCGTCGTCTTGCTCGCGACTTTGAAGTGGTGGTAATGGATGGAGCTAATCCTTTCGGAGGAGGCTACTACTTGCCGCGAGGTTTTTTGCGAGAAAGCTTAAAATCTCTTGCGCGTGCAGACATAATTATACTAAACCATGTTTATTCAGATGCAGAATATGATAGGCTTAAAAAGCAAATTGCTGTTTATTCGTCTTCACCAATTATAGCGACGCGAGCCAATGTTTGTGGCGTATGGTCATTGATTGATCATGCCCCTATTAATTTGAAAGGAGTAAAAATCGGCGTTTTTTGTGCCATTGCACACCCCGACTACTTTCTTCAAACGCTGAAAGAGCTGGGGGCAGAAGTCGTTGCCTCCCATTTTGAAAGAGATCATTTAGATTTTGAGACGCAAGAATTAAATAAATTTGCTAAATTATGCAAAAACTGCGGAGCTAATTTTTTAGTTTGTACAGAAAAAGATCAAGTAAAGCTTGTTGATCCGCAGAAACTTTGCCTTCCTGTCGTGTGGGTGCAAATCCAACTTCAAATTGTACAGGGAGTTTTTGAGTGGAATGCTTTTATTGCGAAAGTGAAGAGTGAACTACAGAATCGCATATAAGGCAACGCTTGGCAGATCTTGAGGAGATACTAATGAAGCTATGGTTAAAAATTTTAATAGCCCTTGCTCTAGGTGTGGCAACAGGACTGATATGGGGCCCTCAGGCTGAGATTCTCAAGCCTATTGGAGGTGTTTTTCTAAGCCTCATCAACATGATTATAATGTTGCTTGTGCTTGCATCGATGACAGTGGGAATTACCAGTATCCATGATCCAAAAAAGTTGGGGCGTGTAGGATTAAAGTCCTTGATGGTATTTGCATTTACGACGATGGCGGCCATCGTGATGGGACTTTTGTTTTCTCAGATTTTTCAGGTAGGAGAAGGTCTGAATTTAAAGCAATCGACCGAAATTGTTCTTCAAACACCTCCTAGTTTAAGCGAAATTTTGTTGTCCATTGTTCCTAATAATCCCATAAAATCTTTAGTGGAAGGAAATGTATTGCAAATCATTGTATTTGCTCTTTTTCTAGGCATTTCGATTAATTTTGCTGGAGAAAAAGGGAAACCTCTTCTTGAATTTATGGAATCTTTGGCAGATGTGATGTATCGGATGACTTCTATTGTGATGGAATTTTCTCCGATTGGGGTGTTTGCTATTATGGCTTCTGTCGCAGGATCTTTTGGGATTGCTGTGCTTATCCCTCTCATTAAATTCTTACTCGCTTATTACACAGCTGCGATTGTGCATTGTCTTGTGGTATTCTGCTCAATTTTATGGTTTATGGCAAAGCTTAGTCCCTTACCTTTTTTCAAAGGAATGAGTGACGCGATTATGGTTGCTTTTTCAACTTCCAGCAGTTCCGCTACACTTCCTGTTTCGATGCATTGCGTGCAAGAAAACCTGGGGGTTTCCAAAAATATCTCGAATTTTGTGCTCCCTCTTGGATCAACGGTTAATATGAATGGCGCTGCAATTTTTCAAGGCATGGCTGCTGTTTTTATTGCGCATGCTTACGGGATCGAACTGGACTGGCAGAGCTTGATTACTCTTACGGTAACGGCAACTCTTTCCGCTATTGGAGCTGCCGGCATCCCTGGTTCAGGGTTTATTATGCTGACAGTTGTCTTTACCTCGATTGGTTTGCCAATTGAAGGATTAGCTATTTTAGCAGGTATTGACCGTATTCGTGAGATGGGTTCCACGGTATTAAATATTTTGGGTGATGCAGTTTGTGCGATTTACGTGGCGAAGCAGGAAGGGGAATTAGATGAACGACAATATTATCATGAGGAATTAGTTGAATTAGAGGGGAGTGATATTTAAAAAAAAACTCCTTATCGAAAGAAGTTCGTTTATTTAATTCAAAAAATATTATAATAAAACATATCACATTCCACTAAGGAGGTGCGTTATGTTTCCTCGTAAGTTTTTGTTTCTATCCTTGTTTGCTCTTTCTTGTTCATCTCTAGCCTTTTCTGCTCAATCTACACTTTTGGCTAGAGGAGGTGAGCATGAAGGTGGCGGCCATCACGAAGGTCAGCATCACGAAATGAATCACCATGAAAATGGTCAAAGATTTCATGATGAAGGACATGGCAATGAATTTAGACATGGTTATGGACATGAGGGTGAGTGGAATAATAATCGTCACGGCGTGTTTGTGGATGAATCAAACCCTGCCCCTGTAGTGGTCGAGCCATCAGA is part of the Parachlamydia acanthamoebae genome and encodes:
- the lpxK gene encoding tetraacyldisaccharide 4'-kinase, encoding MFAFIETYIIHVITDQRKGFFPSLIKGALWILSCVYQAIVFLRNWGYDQGLFRQYNPPVPVVMSIGNIVAGGTGKTPLTLILAQEFSEAYHAVILSRGYRSQAERLSSPVILSHGDGQGPILPANFCGDEPYMLAKNLPDVVIVVGRDRRKGAVLAAKTGGQLLLLDDGMQHRRLARDFEVVVMDGANPFGGGYYLPRGFLRESLKSLARADIIILNHVYSDAEYDRLKKQIAVYSSSPIIATRANVCGVWSLIDHAPINLKGVKIGVFCAIAHPDYFLQTLKELGAEVVASHFERDHLDFETQELNKFAKLCKNCGANFLVCTEKDQVKLVDPQKLCLPVVWVQIQLQIVQGVFEWNAFIAKVKSELQNRI
- a CDS encoding dicarboxylate/amino acid:cation symporter → MKLWLKILIALALGVATGLIWGPQAEILKPIGGVFLSLINMIIMLLVLASMTVGITSIHDPKKLGRVGLKSLMVFAFTTMAAIVMGLLFSQIFQVGEGLNLKQSTEIVLQTPPSLSEILLSIVPNNPIKSLVEGNVLQIIVFALFLGISINFAGEKGKPLLEFMESLADVMYRMTSIVMEFSPIGVFAIMASVAGSFGIAVLIPLIKFLLAYYTAAIVHCLVVFCSILWFMAKLSPLPFFKGMSDAIMVAFSTSSSSATLPVSMHCVQENLGVSKNISNFVLPLGSTVNMNGAAIFQGMAAVFIAHAYGIELDWQSLITLTVTATLSAIGAAGIPGSGFIMLTVVFTSIGLPIEGLAILAGIDRIREMGSTVLNILGDAVCAIYVAKQEGELDERQYYHEELVELEGSDI
- a CDS encoding D-sedoheptulose-7-phosphate isomerase, with product MMKKLIAHSLRECTAVIAQLDNPEVHMFIENVALTLASAFQNGQKVLIAGNGGSLCDAMHFAEELTGYFRQSRPALPAIALSDSAHITCTGNDVGFESIFSRSVEAYGQAGDVFVGLTTSGNSKNIIRAFEAAKMRGLKTVAFLGKDGGQLKGFADFEIIIQGFKTSDRIQEAHMAIIHILIEMIEETLFSVSPSSQHECNCLATAEV